GGATTTCCTTGAGGAATATATTCGAGCGCTTCAACCCCCGCATAGCGCGCGAACTCACCGAGCACGGTGACCTCTTGGGCGACCACCTTCAACACGTCGCCCTTGTTGAACTGCTCGATGGACATTTGCCCCTTGAGCGCCTTGGACACCACGCTTGCGAGGCCCGCTTCGAGCCCAGCGTTCTTCGCGTCCTCATCGAGCCCAGCCCCGCTGATGCGGATCGCTCCCTTCACCTGGGCGCGATCCACCTTGAGATCGAGCTTGCTGCCACGCAGCAGACCAGCGCTGTCTTCCTTCGCCTGGTAGACCTCTTCTTTGCTGACCTCGTACTCGAAGGCTTTGAGCCGGTTGCTGCCGCGCTCCACCAGGGCAATGAAGCGGTCGCTGCGATCGCACTTCTCGAGGTCGCGCAGATCTTTGAGCGCGGTGAGCGCGCGGTACGCCTGAGCCTTCTCGAGGCCTGCGTCCTGGATCGCCTTGAGAAAAGGATCGCGGCCAATTTCGCCATCGATCACCTTCATCCCCGGCTTGTCCTTGTCATCGGCGATGCGCCAGGGCCCAGGCAGCTTCACCCGCTTCGGTCGCTCGGGCTCGGCCTCTTGAGCAGCGACCGCCTCAGGCCCGGCGTCCAGCAGCGCTGCTGCCGGCTCGACGTCGCTCGGGAACTTGCGTGGCGCGACGTGGATCAAGACGAAGATCAGCGCGGCTACGATGGCAACGCCGAACCCTGTGGCGAACACCGCGAGCCAGGTCGGGGACACACCGGGCTTGGAGCGAACGATCGCCGGCAAGGAGCGGCTGCTCGGTCCATCCACCCCAATTTCATCGAGCTCGCGCTCCAGCGGGTTGGTCGGGGGCGAGAAGTCGCGCCCAATTTCGTCTAGGCCGCCGTCTTGAGACTCTAGCTCGAGCTGGCGCGCGCGGTCCGGATCCGCTTCGCGCACCTTGGCGAGCAGCAGCTCTCGCATGGCACCACCGCGAGCAACGGGGGTTGGCGTGGGCTCTGGGATGTCCGCGTCCAGCTCGCCCAGCGACTCCTCGTTTCCGTGAGGTTCTTCCTCACCCCCGAAATCCGGAGCGGCGGGTGCGGCCACTTCAACGACGTCTGTGGGCACCGAGCGGGGCGCCGGCGGCAAGTCGATGGGTGGCAGCGACACCTGACGGGTCTCGGCGGGCGGACCATCGGAGACGCGACTCGGCGAGGCTTGCGTCGACTCCGACGCGCGCGAAGCGGGCGCCGCGTCGGCTTCGGCAGCCGAAAAGACTGGTTCTGTCTCGCCGGGGTCGCCCACCAGCGGGTCGACGACACGGCCGACTAGTCGAGGTCCACCTGGCTGCGACGACACGGCTGGCGACTTAGCAGCGGCTCTGAACCGGAGCAAGCGAGCACGCGCTACAAACACTGAACTTGCGTCAAGCACTCGAGGCGGATGGCCAGCGCGATTGTTTAAGGGTCAAGTTTGGTCGACACTGATCTTCTATGGACGACCATCTCAAGCAGATCCTCCTGCTCGGGCGTGAGCACTACGCCAACCGCGAGTACGACCAGGCGGAGTACTTGCTCAAGCAGGTGGCAGAGCAGGCCCACGCCTTCGCGGACGTCCACAACATGCTGGGAGTCATTGCTCACAGCCGCGGCCATTTCAGTGAGGCAGAACGCCAGTTCGAGACCGCGGTGTCGATCAACCCTCGCTACACCGAAGCCCAGCTCAACCTGATGGTCACCTACAACGACCTCGGGAAATACGACAAGGCGCGGGGGATCTACGGCAGCGTGCGCACGCGTGACGTGAGCGGCCGAGCCCAGCCCGACTCATTCGTACGTGGAAAAATCGCGAACATGCACGCCGACGTGAGCCAGGCCTACCTCGACGCCGGCATGCCCGAAGAGGCCACCCTGGAGCTCGAGCGCGCCGTGGCGCTGTGTCCTCGCTTCGCGGATCTGCGGACGCGCCTCGGAGTGCTGTATCGCGACGCCACGAAGACCGACCGCGCGCGGGAAGAATTCGAGGCCGCGCTCCAAGCGAACCCAAGCTACCACCAGGCGCGGCTGATGCTCGCGGTGCTCATGCTCACGACGGGTGAAGAGACTCAAGCCATCGCAGAGCTCGACAAGGTGCTGGCCGCCGACCCGGAAAACAAGTCAGCTCAAATGTACCTGCGCATCGCCAAGGGCTACAGCGCGCGCGACTCCAAAGCTTGAGTCCTCCGTCAGCCGCCCCTAAATCCGCGCGGAATAGCGGCCTGCGAGTTGGCGCCAAGCGCCTCTATCGGCGCCTGCGCGGCGGCACGCTGACGCCTGCGCGCGCCGCTCTGTCCGTCGGGGTTGGTGTGTTCATCGGTTGCCTGCCGCTGTACGGGCTGCATCTGCCGCTATGTGCGCTGGTTTGCTTGCCCCTGCGCCTCGACCTCGTGACGTGTTACCTCGCGGCAAACATCTCGAACCCGTTCTTCGCACCCTTCCTCCTGATCGCGGAGGTGGAGCTAGGGAGCCGCTTGCTACATGGCGCAGCGGCGGAGCTGGATCGAACGCGCCCGCTAGCGGAGATCGCCGCCCGCTTCGCTTCGGAGCTGGCTGTTGGCGCGCCGCTCGTAGGGCTCGGTCTCGCACTGGTGTTCGCTGCTATCGCCTTCAAGCTGGTGGAGCGGCAGCGCTCCCACGGTCCCGAGCTCGATGCAGCCATTCAACGCACTGTTGCGCGCTACGCTTCCGCTCTCCCCAAACATCGCTACTACGTGCGCGGCAAGCTGCGCTTCGATCCACTCACGGCTCAGGCACAAGCGCTGAAGGAGCTTGGGCACCTCGTGGATCTAGGTTGCGGTCGCGGACAGTTTGCGCTGCTCTTGCTGGAGCTGGGAGTTGCCGAGCGGGTCACGGGCTACGACTTCGACGCCGAGAAGATCGAAGTCGCGAAGCGGGCCGCAGCAGGCGCGCCGAACGTCCAGTTCTCCGTCGCTGACCTCGCCGCTCCGCCGCCGCTCAGCGGGGACAGCTTCCTCGTGCTCGACGTCTTGCACTACTTGCCTGAGGACGCGCAGCAGCGCCTCCTCGAACGCATCACGCGGGCGCTGCCAGCGGGCGGTCAACTGATGATCCGCGAGGCATCACCAGCGGCTCGGCCAAGCTCCGCGCTGACGCGCTTTGCGGAACGCATGGGGCGAACCCTGCGCATGAATCGCGCAGACGAGTTCCGCTTCGTTGATCCAGCCGAGCTTCGTGAACGCCTCGAGGCGCTGGGGCTCAGCTGCGAGCTGACAGATGCCTCCGAGGGCACGCCACTCGACAACTACCTCATTGTTGCCTCACGGATATGTTCGTCCCACGCAACAGAGTCAGAGCCCGCTCTTCTGCACGAAGAAGGCTAGCGCCGCGCGCAGCTCGGGGTCGAGCTTCTCGAAGCCGAGCACGCTGGCCGCTTTGGGGGACAGACCTTCGACGCGGAACACTTCCTCGCCGCTCTCCTTCTTCGCTTCGACCCGCGAGTCTTTTTGCTTCACGGAAACGACGGGCGTGTCGCTCGCGTCGCTGACCTTGTAGCCGTAGTCCTTGGGCTTCGCGATGTAGAGGCGGCCACCGCCGGCGTCTTCTAGCTCGAGCTTGCCATCTGACTTGAACTTCAACTTGTGGGTGACCGTTTCCCCGTCAGCTCCACGCAGTTTGATGCGGTCCGCCTCCCTGGTGAACTTGGCGATACGTGCGCCGCCCTTCTTCACCTCGAGGTTGGTGCCCACTTGAGTGAACTCGAGGGCAACCCCACTGACGCTCGCGCTACCGGTAGTCTGGATGGTGATGTCGAGCCCACCAGACACGCTGATGGGGCCACTCGGCACCGCGGTCGTCTGAGGTGCGTTACCGTTCGACTCGCTCTTCTTGCAGGCGAGCAGCGCGATACCGAGCACAACCAAGAGCAGCGTAGTCCGGAGCCAGCGTGACATCCCACGCATCATCACGAGGAGTCTCGTATCTTTCAATAGCCGCGTGGTTTGGGGGTGAGTAGCCTCGCTTCGCCATGACGCGCGCTTCCAAGGTGGTGTTCTTTGCTCCTCATGCTCCGGGAGAACATGGGGGCGTCGCCAATGCCACCTGGCGGATCGCGCAACAAGCGGCGGCGCGCGGCGAGGAAGTGCACCTCGTGTGTTGGTCGAAGCACGCGCCGCCCGGGGGCTGCGTCACCCGTGAGAGGCACGGCCGCGGCGAAGCGCTGGACAGCAGCGAGGAACCGAGCAGCGAGGATCAAGGACGCAGCGAAAAGCAGTGCGTGTTCGAGCATCATGTCGGGCGCCAGGGAGATCTGGAACGCGACCTGATGGCACTGGTCGAGCATGGCAGTAGCGTGCTCCAGCGCAGCGACGCGGATCTGGTCCACGCGATCTATGGGAGCGATGCGGGCTACGCTGGAGTGCTCGCAGCACAGCTAGCAGGGGTCGCCTCCTTACTCAGCCTGCGCGGTAATGACGTCGACCGGGGTCTCTTCCGCACGGATCAATTTCATCTACTCAAACACGCCGTGGAGAACGCCACGCTGGTCAGCGGCGTCTCACGGGAGATTTGCATGAAGGCCGGGCGCGCGTTCAACCGCTCGGTGAATCACGTCACGAACTCCGTCGACGCACGGGTGTTCAAGCCCGAAGAGCCTGACAACAGCCTGCGCGCGGCCCTCGACCTGGAGCCAGGGGCGAAGGTGCTCGGGTTCGTAGGTGAGCTGCGAGAGAAGAAGGGCATGCGCTTCTTGCTGCCCGCCTTCGCCGAGCTGAGTCGAGGGGCGCCGCTGCATCTGCTGCTGATCGGCGGTGTGCGGCGCGATGCCCAGCGGGCCTACGCCGCATTCGAAGCCACCGCTCCCGACGCTGCCGCGCGCATCAAGCTGCTCGAGTACTCGGGGAGTCCAAAGCGCCTGTGTCGCCTGCTCGCGCTGTGCGACTTGGTGGTCTTTCCGTCGCTCTTCGAGGGCACGCCCAACGCGGCCTTGGAGGCGATGGCCGCCGCGCGTCCCGTACTCGCAACCCGAGTGGGTGGGCACATCGACATCATCGAGCACGGCGTCACCGGCGCACTGCTCGACACTCATGATCTGGACCAGTTGCCCGACGCGATGCAGGAGTGCCTCGAGAGCGCCGAGCGTCTGACCTGGGGCAAGCGGGCGCGCAACTACGTGCTCCAGGCACACGCGCCTAGCCTGGAGAGCGAAACCTACGAACGACTCTACGCAGAGGCCCGGGCCGCCAAGCTCAGCCCGCTGACGTAGAAGTCAACCAGCGCGCTGCGACGCAGCTCCCAGCTAGCCTTCTCCTCGATGTATTGCCGCGCGGCATTACCGAGCGCCGCCCGGCGCGGGTCGTCCGCCAGCAACTCGAGCAGCGCGTCGGCAAGCGCCTTGGGCCGCGGCGACTCGATCAGCTCTCCGGTGACCCCAGGCTCGATGATCTCGCGCATGCACGGGAGATCCGTCGAAACCACCGGGCGGCCACAGCTCATGTACTCAAACACCTTGATTGGACTGCAACCCTGATGCTTGTTGCGCACGTCACGCCGCAGAGGGGCCAAGCACACATGGGACGCCTGGATCAACCCGGGTAGTTCACCCGCCGGGTAAGCACCGAGCAACGAGACGCTGCCATCCAGCTTGAGGCGGTGGACACTGCGCTCGATCTGTTTGCGCCACTTGCGACGCATCGGGCCGACGATGGAGAGCTCTACCGGTAGCTCTCGCGCGAGACGGCGGGTGGCCATCAAGAGCTCCAGCGTGCCCTGCCACGCTTGAGTCGCACCCACGTAGAGCAGCCGTGCGGGGCTGCCAACGCTGGGCGACGCAAGCGCCCGCGAACCGGGACAGAACAGCTCCGGGTCCGCCGCGTTTGGGATCACTCTACGAGGCGTTGCTTGCGGCAAGCCGCGGCTCTGCATGAACCCGAGGGTCGTCTGACTCTGGGTGAGCGCCCAATCGGCGCCCTGGAGGATCCCTGACTCCAGCGACCTCAGCTTACCCTGCATGCTCTGCGAGCTCGCCAGGGCCTTGTAGTGATACCCAAGCTCGATGGAGGGTAAGCCGTTGAGCTCGAACAAGGTCGGGACACGACGACGCTGGCCGTAGGCCAGCGCTGCCTCTCCCTCGAATACCCCACGGAAATGCACGACGTCCGGTCGAATCGCCACCAGCTCTCGAAGCACACGGTCGCGAAACGCGAGGGCGCGGGCGAGCAGGTTGTCTTCGAGCAGGTTCACCGGATGCAACACGACGCCTGGCGGTGGTGCGCCCGCGCCCGGTTTTGGTGCCAGAGTGACCAGGTGCACCTCTGCACCGGCGTCGCTGAGCGCCCGAGTCATTTGCCGGATGCGCGTGCCAGAGCCCTTCGAGTTGGGGAAGCCTTCGAAGGCGACGTAAGCCACTCGCAGCCCGGCGAGGCGCGCCTCCCCCCCAACAAAAGCTGCGCTGGAATCCGCTGCGACGTGCGCCACGGGCGAATGCTACACTGATTTCGCGCGTCCGCTGACGCACGATGAGGGCAGGCCATGTACGACGTCCAGCAGCTGATCCACGAGCCAGAGCTCTGGGGCCCGCTCGAGAAGAGCGTGCGCGACCTCACACCTCCCGCCTACCTGCGCGCGGTGAAGATCAAGCTGACTGCCCGCTGTAACCTCAAGTGCGTGATGTGTCGCTACGGGCGCGGCTGGGCGCCGCCGGAGTTGCCCGGTGAGCGCTTCATCCAAGTGCTGCAAGAGATGGCAGACCTCGGCTGCCGCAAGGTGCACTTCTCGGGTGGCGAGGTGCTGTCGCGAAAAGACTTCGAGCGCATCGCCGGTGCTGCGGCGGACGCTGGTATCAAGGTGACGCTCACGAGCAACCTGACGTTACTCACGAAAGACCGCGCAAAGAGCCTGCTCAGTCATCGCATCAGCAGCATCAGTACATCCCTCGACGGCGCGAGCCCCAAGATCCACGAGAGCGTGCGTGGCGTGCCTGGGAGCTTCAAAAAGACCCTGCGCGGCATCGAGTACATCGCACGCTACGCCAAGAAGCGTCCACCCAAGCTGCGCGTGAACTTCGTGATGCTGCGCCAGAACTTCCGCGACTACCCGGCGTTGATTCGCTTGGTCGCCGAACGCGGCGCGATCGACTTGGTCCCGATGCCCGTCGACAGCAAGCGTAGCGAGCTCCGTCTGAGCAAGCGACTCATCCGGGAGTACAACAGCGAGATTGCCCCCGAGGTAGAGGAGCTACGGCGTCACTACGAATTTCCGCTCGGCAACGACTACGTGTATCCCTTCGGGCGGGA
This sequence is a window from Polyangiaceae bacterium. Protein-coding genes within it:
- a CDS encoding M23 family metallopeptidase; amino-acid sequence: MSSQPGGPRLVGRVVDPLVGDPGETEPVFSAAEADAAPASRASESTQASPSRVSDGPPAETRQVSLPPIDLPPAPRSVPTDVVEVAAPAAPDFGGEEEPHGNEESLGELDADIPEPTPTPVARGGAMRELLLAKVREADPDRARQLELESQDGGLDEIGRDFSPPTNPLERELDEIGVDGPSSRSLPAIVRSKPGVSPTWLAVFATGFGVAIVAALIFVLIHVAPRKFPSDVEPAAALLDAGPEAVAAQEAEPERPKRVKLPGPWRIADDKDKPGMKVIDGEIGRDPFLKAIQDAGLEKAQAYRALTALKDLRDLEKCDRSDRFIALVERGSNRLKAFEYEVSKEEVYQAKEDSAGLLRGSKLDLKVDRAQVKGAIRISGAGLDEDAKNAGLEAGLASVVSKALKGQMSIEQFNKGDVLKVVAQEVTVLGEFARYAGVEALEYIPQGNPDKAVRIYYFRGSRSKGYFDEKGRSPGEGFWRRPIPGAPVTSNFNPNRLHPVLKKRMPHTGTDFGAGTGTPIRASSYGTVKFIGVAGRAGNLVMIKHDNDYETGYAHMSRFAQGLKVGDRVEREQVIGYVGSTGSATGPHLHFICKHNGKFVDAMKTLKFDALHVLPSGERGEFEQFKKPYDALFAEIKLPAALAEPEAEAPAAAATSEGADESDDPGDDGSGSSGLPESDVMIKPTAAPAASGGQRGVDLSKAVNMSDEDLLKAQPATDDGEVE
- a CDS encoding tetratricopeptide repeat protein, which translates into the protein MDDHLKQILLLGREHYANREYDQAEYLLKQVAEQAHAFADVHNMLGVIAHSRGHFSEAERQFETAVSINPRYTEAQLNLMVTYNDLGKYDKARGIYGSVRTRDVSGRAQPDSFVRGKIANMHADVSQAYLDAGMPEEATLELERAVALCPRFADLRTRLGVLYRDATKTDRAREEFEAALQANPSYHQARLMLAVLMLTTGEETQAIAELDKVLAADPENKSAQMYLRIAKGYSARDSKA
- a CDS encoding DUF2062 domain-containing protein, producing the protein MSPPSAAPKSARNSGLRVGAKRLYRRLRGGTLTPARAALSVGVGVFIGCLPLYGLHLPLCALVCLPLRLDLVTCYLAANISNPFFAPFLLIAEVELGSRLLHGAAAELDRTRPLAEIAARFASELAVGAPLVGLGLALVFAAIAFKLVERQRSHGPELDAAIQRTVARYASALPKHRYYVRGKLRFDPLTAQAQALKELGHLVDLGCGRGQFALLLLELGVAERVTGYDFDAEKIEVAKRAAAGAPNVQFSVADLAAPPPLSGDSFLVLDVLHYLPEDAQQRLLERITRALPAGGQLMIREASPAARPSSALTRFAERMGRTLRMNRADEFRFVDPAELRERLEALGLSCELTDASEGTPLDNYLIVASRICSSHATESEPALLHEEG
- a CDS encoding glycosyltransferase, which translates into the protein MTRASKVVFFAPHAPGEHGGVANATWRIAQQAAARGEEVHLVCWSKHAPPGGCVTRERHGRGEALDSSEEPSSEDQGRSEKQCVFEHHVGRQGDLERDLMALVEHGSSVLQRSDADLVHAIYGSDAGYAGVLAAQLAGVASLLSLRGNDVDRGLFRTDQFHLLKHAVENATLVSGVSREICMKAGRAFNRSVNHVTNSVDARVFKPEEPDNSLRAALDLEPGAKVLGFVGELREKKGMRFLLPAFAELSRGAPLHLLLIGGVRRDAQRAYAAFEATAPDAAARIKLLEYSGSPKRLCRLLALCDLVVFPSLFEGTPNAALEAMAAARPVLATRVGGHIDIIEHGVTGALLDTHDLDQLPDAMQECLESAERLTWGKRARNYVLQAHAPSLESETYERLYAEARAAKLSPLT
- a CDS encoding glycosyltransferase family 4 protein, translating into MAHVAADSSAAFVGGEARLAGLRVAYVAFEGFPNSKGSGTRIRQMTRALSDAGAEVHLVTLAPKPGAGAPPPGVVLHPVNLLEDNLLARALAFRDRVLRELVAIRPDVVHFRGVFEGEAALAYGQRRRVPTLFELNGLPSIELGYHYKALASSQSMQGKLRSLESGILQGADWALTQSQTTLGFMQSRGLPQATPRRVIPNAADPELFCPGSRALASPSVGSPARLLYVGATQAWQGTLELLMATRRLARELPVELSIVGPMRRKWRKQIERSVHRLKLDGSVSLLGAYPAGELPGLIQASHVCLAPLRRDVRNKHQGCSPIKVFEYMSCGRPVVSTDLPCMREIIEPGVTGELIESPRPKALADALLELLADDPRRAALGNAARQYIEEKASWELRRSALVDFYVSGLSLAARASA
- a CDS encoding radical SAM protein: MYDVQQLIHEPELWGPLEKSVRDLTPPAYLRAVKIKLTARCNLKCVMCRYGRGWAPPELPGERFIQVLQEMADLGCRKVHFSGGEVLSRKDFERIAGAAADAGIKVTLTSNLTLLTKDRAKSLLSHRISSISTSLDGASPKIHESVRGVPGSFKKTLRGIEYIARYAKKRPPKLRVNFVMLRQNFRDYPALIRLVAERGAIDLVPMPVDSKRSELRLSKRLIREYNSEIAPEVEELRRHYEFPLGNDYVYPFGREKHELDASAEGDYALSYYRQHQCLAPWLHLFVAWDGKVYLCCMTNGRIEPLGDLATQSVREVWHGEAFQRMREQMRAERIPSCHACDMYLVENRELNSALGEISIPTATAGSSTTRRLPLISA